Proteins co-encoded in one Acanthopagrus latus isolate v.2019 chromosome 10, fAcaLat1.1, whole genome shotgun sequence genomic window:
- the LOC119027269 gene encoding uncharacterized protein LOC119027269 isoform X2 yields the protein MEEVPNVAGCQSVEGLVTTTPADAEAHLSLPITPRIIMLGETILSAQKWMLSIEGRVVIPTAAHLTDFTTALAALFACYYVFNLEYQVEANTTLEFVQRFLVRINPDSTKCTAKEQISRRTGRVVKRKNAYMNPNVISFIREFRV from the exons ATGGAGGAGGTCCCGAATGTAGCTGGGTGCCAGTCCGTTGAGGGCCTT GTGACTACCACTCCTGCAGACGCAGAGGCCCACCTGTCTCTCCCCATAACACCGAGGATCATCATGCTTG GAGAGACAATCCTGAGTGCCCAAAAATGGATGCTGTCAATTGAGGGGAGGGTTGTAATCCCAACTGCTGCTCACCTCACTGACTTTACCACTGCCTTGGCTGCTCTCTTCGCCTGCTACTATGTCTTCAACCTCGAGTATCAGGTGGAAGCCAACACCACATTGGAGTTTGTTCAGAG GTTTTTAGTCAGAATTAATCCGGACTCCACGAAATGCACAGCCAAGGAGCAAATAAGCCGGAGGACTGGGAGAGTGGTGAAGCGGAAGAATGCATATATGAACCCCAATGTAATCTCCTTCATCAGGGAGTTCAGAGTTTGA
- the LOC119027269 gene encoding uncharacterized protein LOC119027269 isoform X1, translating to MYFCVVCVDFFHFSFHRRRGFRRILMTTTEDEGGLRHSTLCRRFTEEQIMDSIKRAIQTALPQLDEAKLETLVNELVTKVGVEGPEDLQFIQEDDLKHLLTPIQCRKILHSLKAGPVDTQPSSSLPEPLPVASSSTCPISPISPNSAWVDNFEVPWNKMRPSLRRAVDAGEKPAPEDRRHRPQKCIAGWRASNGILSLVR from the exons ATGTACTTTTGCGTcgtgtgtgttgatttttttcacttttcgtTTCATCGCCGTCGAGGATTTCGGCGGATTTTGATGACAACGACAGAGGACGAGGGAGGACTTCGCCACAGCACACTGTGCCGCCGTTTTACAG AAGAACAAATAATGGACTCCATTAAGAGGGCAATACAGACCGCGCTACCACAGCTAGATGAAGCAAAACTTGAAACTTTGGTCAATGAGTTGGTGACCAAAGTAGGTGTTGAAGGTCCAGAGGATCTGCAGTTCATTCAAGAAGATGACCTCAAACATCTGCTCACACCCATTCAGTGCAGAAAGATTCTTCATTCCTTGAAAGCAG GTCCTGTTGATACCCAGCCGAGCTCTTCATTGCCTGAGCCACTGCCAGTTGCCTCTTCCAGCACATGCCCCATATCACCCATCAGTCCCAATTCTGCATGGGTGGACAATTTTGAGGTGCCATGGAACAAAATGAGGCCAAGTCTTAGAAGAGCAGTTGATGCTGGTGAGAAGCCAGCTCCGGAGGACCGCCGACACCGCCCCCAAAAGTGTATTGCAGGCTGGCGAGCTTCCAATGGCATCTTGTCCTTGGTCAG GTGA